The segment AAATTTTCATTTAATCTTTTTAATGCTTCTAGTATAGATTTTCTTAATTTCCTTCCTTCTTCATGCTCAAATAACATAACTCCTATTGGACCACCTTCTTTAGGTATTCCTCTTTTTTCAGCTAAAGGAAATAACAAATCTTCTTCTTTTGAATGATGACAATTATCTGCAAATTGCTCAAAGAAATCTAAAAGTTCTCCTACATCAGAATTAAGAATTTTATCTGGACTAAGCTTTATAAAAACTTCTAATATATCTAAACCTTTTTTAATTAATTCATGTTCTTCTTTAAGAACTTCTAATGCATTTTTCATTTTCTGCCACTCTCCTTTTTTTTTAAAAAAATATAACAGCGTTATATTTAAGTTTTAAAAATAAATAATAAAATCTTTAAATCATTAAATAAATAATGCTAAAGCTTAATAACTATATCAATATTTTTAATCAATTCTTCAATTAATTTCTTTTCTCTTTCAGTTATACCAGAGTTTTTATCATTAGAAAGCGAATACCCATAGTAAGCATTAGCAATAAATGTTTCAGAGATATCCATACATTTAAGTATTTTATCAATATTACCAGCATGAAAGTAAATTGATAAATCATTTATTATTAAAATCCTTGTAGGCTTGTTTAAGAAATGCTCAATTAGTGGTTCTATTGAATTTTTATTTAAATTTGCTAAAAATATTACTTCCTCTTTATTTTTACCTTCAATTCTTGGAGCTCTGATTATTGAGGGTGCTAGATATCTTATTTTTGACACAATATTGGTATAAGCCGATATCCTTTCACCAATTCCAGTTATAGTAGTAGGTGCCATGTCTATTACTGTAATATTTTTAGGATCTATTTTATTAACTAATTCTTCAAGTATTTTTGCAGTTAATCTAGTTTTTCCACTTTTAACTTCTCCAATTATCATTGTTTTCTTATTAAGTATTTCTTCTAATGTGATTTCTTTCATGTTTCCTTAAATATTAATTTTATTATTCCAATTTTATCGAGAGTGAGGGTTATAATCATTCCTAATAAGCAACCACTAATTGAGCTTAAAATCCATCCAAAATAAAATGGCAAAAGCGATAAAAATTTACTGTATAATATACCTCCTAATAATGGATCAAAAATATACCAAGAAATAGTACCACCAATAAGCACAGTCCCTATTGGCTCAGTTAATGAAGCTATTATTATCGCTTTCCTTTTAGTAATGATTTTCCTTAAAATTTTATAAGATAAACCAACTATAAGTCCACCAGGAATTCCTCCTGGATAAGCGAAGAGTGTACCTATGCCAAGCATGATCCTTATAGTACCAACAATTGTTGCGATGAAAATCGCATATGCTGGTCCTAATATTATGCCAGCTATCACATTCACAAGATGCTGCCCAGGAAAAGCCTTTGTTGGCCCCCAAGCAAACCATGAAAATGGCGATATAATTAAAGCTAAAACTGAAAGAATAGAGGAGAGTGTTAATTTTTTAATATAAATTGTTTTAGACATTTTTATTTCAACTCCATTACAATTGCTATAACTTTTTTTGCTACACTTATTGCATCTTTATCAAATATTCTAATCATTGGTTCTTTTCCTACTTCACCAAGATCATATATTATATCTGGGACTTTACCAATCTTTTTAATTGCATATTCAACTCCCCATTGTAAAGTAGCTCCTTCAATAAATTTTATTTCCATTGGCTCTTCTTTTCTATCAAAAAATGAAATAGTAAAACCTAATTTTTTACAAGCTTCTAGTATTTCTTGAGAATATTTTATATTCATTGCAGCTCTAATGTTTTGATCATACTCCATAACTTTAAGAAGTATTCTAGCTACATGAGAAGATGCCCCAAACTCTGGATTTCCTACAGCTTTAACTCTATCCTTAAATTTTACTATTCTACCAGGAATACCAGCAACATCTTTTATTGTTTTTGCATAAGGTTTTGGTAAGGCCATTACAATATTGCTTTGAACTTCTGGTATTAATTTTAAAACTTCTTTATGAGATTCTAAAAGTTCTACTGCCTTTGAGAGATTTTCTAACACAAGATATTTTTCAGCTTGTATTTGTATCCATGCATTCGGATTAACTGGACCAAAACCTTTACCTATTGGCAATCCATATTCTATTGCGATGGTAATAAATTCTTTTGCAGTTTTTATAGCCTCGATTATAGATTTTCCTTTTGCAATTTCTGCCGTAATTGCTGCTGAAAAACTACAGCCAGTACCATGCGTATTTTTTGTTTTAATCTTTTTATTAATAAATTCTTTAATTTCATTATCTACATAAACAATATCGATAGCCTTATCACCAGATTCTATATGTCCTCCTTTTATAACTACTGCTTTTGGGCCAAGTTCAGCTATTTTC is part of the Nitrososphaerota archaeon genome and harbors:
- the thiW gene encoding energy coupling factor transporter S component ThiW, with translation MSKTIYIKKLTLSSILSVLALIISPFSWFAWGPTKAFPGQHLVNVIAGIILGPAYAIFIATIVGTIRIMLGIGTLFAYPGGIPGGLIVGLSYKILRKIITKRKAIIIASLTEPIGTVLIGGTISWYIFDPLLGGILYSKFLSLLPFYFGWILSSISGCLLGMIITLTLDKIGIIKLIFKET
- a CDS encoding hemerythrin domain-containing protein; amino-acid sequence: MKNALEVLKEEHELIKKGLDILEVFIKLSPDKILNSDVGELLDFFEQFADNCHHSKEEDLLFPLAEKRGIPKEGGPIGVMLFEHEEGRKLRKSILEALKRLNENFEIFKENTRSFVDLLRAHIDKEDNILYPMIDSVLENKDNEALLKEFEKIEEKLGRGIHEKYFKFIKTLAKKYNV
- a CDS encoding bifunctional hydroxymethylpyrimidine kinase/phosphomethylpyrimidine kinase produces the protein MSKNKIPVAMSIAGSDSGGGAGIEADLKTFAALNVHGTVALTAITAQNTYGVFAIQDVNLDVIEKQIDVVAEDIGIDAAKTGMLHRVEVIELVAKKVKQYGFPLIVDPVMIAKSGARLLKIEAEEAMKKVLTPIATVITPNAMEAEVLSGIKVKTIEDMKKAAKKIAELGPKAVVIKGGHIESGDKAIDIVYVDNEIKEFINKKIKTKNTHGTGCSFSAAITAEIAKGKSIIEAIKTAKEFITIAIEYGLPIGKGFGPVNPNAWIQIQAEKYLVLENLSKAVELLESHKEVLKLIPEVQSNIVMALPKPYAKTIKDVAGIPGRIVKFKDRVKAVGNPEFGASSHVARILLKVMEYDQNIRAAMNIKYSQEILEACKKLGFTISFFDRKEEPMEIKFIEGATLQWGVEYAIKKIGKVPDIIYDLGEVGKEPMIRIFDKDAISVAKKVIAIVMELK